A single window of Arvicanthis niloticus isolate mArvNil1 chromosome X, mArvNil1.pat.X, whole genome shotgun sequence DNA harbors:
- the Mid1ip1 gene encoding mid1-interacting protein 1, giving the protein MMQICDTYNQKHSLFNAMNRFIGAVNNMDQTVMVPSLLRDVPLSEPELDNEVSVEVGSSGSCLEERTTPAPSPGSANGSFFAPSRDMYSHYVLLKSIRNDIEWGVLHQPSSPPAGSEESTWKPKDILVGLSHLESTDAGEEDLEQQFHYHLRGLHTVLSKLTRKANILTNRYKQEIGFSNWGH; this is encoded by the coding sequence ATGATGCAAATCTGCGACACATATAACCAGAAGCACTCGCTCTTTAACGCCATGAATCGCTTCATTGGCGCGGTGAACAACATGGACCAGACGGTGATGGTGCCCAGTCTGCTGCGCGACGTACCCCTGTCCGAGCCGGAGCTAGACAACGAGGTCAGCGTGGAGGTAGGCAGCAGTGGCAGCTGCCTGGAGGAGCGCACGACCCCGGCCCCAAGCCCTGGCAGCGCCAACGGAAGCTTTTTCGCGCCCTCCCGGGACATGTACAGCCACTACGTGCTGCTCAAGTCCATCCGCAACGATATCGAGTGGGGAGTCCTGCACCAGCCATCGTCCCCGCCGGCCGGGAGCGAGGAGAGCACCTGGAAGCCCAAGGACATCCTGGTGGGCCTGAGCCACTTGGAGAGCACGGATGCCGGCGAGGAAGATCTGGAGCAGCAGTTCCACTACCACCTGCGCGGGCTGCACACCGTGCTCTCCAAACTCACCCGCAAAGCCAACATCCTCACCAACAGATACAAGCAGGAGATCGGCTTCAGTAATTGGGGCCACTGA